One segment of Carcharodon carcharias isolate sCarCar2 chromosome 16, sCarCar2.pri, whole genome shotgun sequence DNA contains the following:
- the dio1 gene encoding type I iodothyronine deiodinase isoform X1, which translates to MGKLAVYMETLTLLVYFCVQTFIGKVMLLFFPETVKRFVLKNGLKTTMSQNLKFKYEDWGPTFFTFRFVKVAASHLLTNCGDEAFKGLSAPNTRVIDLENKEHKVLDFVKDNRPLVLNFGSCSUPPFLFKFAEFKQLVKEFIHVADFLIIYIQEAHATDGWAFENNVDIKQHQTLSDRFDAARLLLNEEPPCPVVVDTMDNVTSAKYAAMPERLYVVLNGKIIYKGDLGPWGYKPEEVRLVLQNLS; encoded by the exons ATGGGGAAATTGGCTGTTTACATGGAGACACTGACCCTGTTGGTCTATTTTTGCGTGCAGACATTCATAGGCAAAGTTATGCTCCTCTTCTTTCCCGAAACCGTGAAGAGGTTCGTGTTAAAAAATGGGTTGAAAACCACCATGTCGCAAAACCTAAAGTTCAAATATGAAGACTGGGGACCAACATTCTTCACTTTCCGTTTTGTTAAGGTCGCGGCTAGTCACCTACTAACGAATTGTGGAGATGAAGCTTTTAAGGGTTTGTCTGCTCCCAATACACGGGTCATTGATTTGGAGAACAAAGAACATAAAGTACTTGATTTTGTGAAAG ATAATAGACCACTGGTGTTGAATTTTGGAAGCTGCTCCTGACCCCCATTTCTTTTTAAGTTTGCTGAGTTCAAGCAGCTTGTCAAGGAGTTTATCCATGTAGCCGATTTCCTCATTATCTACATTCAGGAGGCTCATGCCACAG ATGGCTGGGCTTTTGAAAACAACGTTGATATCAAACAACATCAAACGTTAAGTGATCGTTTCGACGCAGCAAGGCTATTGCTAAATGAGGAACCACCCTGTCCAGTGGTAGTGGACACAATGGATAATGTGACTAGTGCTAAGTATGCAGCTATGCCAGAAAGACTATATGTGGTGCTCAATGGTAAAATCATTTACAAG